In Streptomyces sp. NBC_01439, the following are encoded in one genomic region:
- a CDS encoding FG-GAP repeat domain-containing protein, giving the protein MTSSHRRRLRALAAGGVVALAVSALTAVPSSAAPRPGIPESATVQPLAGPAADSVSEAAPGGDREYPSVVLPGRATGPAPLAAAKPRHDVDGDGISDMIVMEYDQTTAVYLSSIKTWSEYTIFKTDPDPSASFKDLLPVGDVGGTTKAELLSLSFDGVLTLYEAGLTSTSAPLWSGRGWQIYNRVMATGDLTGDRHPDLLARDHAGDLWLYTGTGTVSKPFNGRVKVGSGWGIYDQLVGAGDVDGDGLGDVLTRTLSGELWFHKGAGSATAPLKARVKVSDGWNTYNVITGSDDGDGDGLSDLLARDRDGVEYWFKSVGGGKFAGPAYFGSGYELNKFIVGAGTTPLYGKAQNLGTEADNDLAKYSALANGDYRTPPVWAGKETPGSRNAYATGLNSRNHATYVQNIGSDLYIQGERVSTTWNYTVTVGPGDLTGDGKGDLLSRDSGGTLWLHPGDGALVTKFGARIKVSTGWNGYDALVGAGDYSGDGRPDLLARDTSGRLFLFKGTGTAAAPFAAREQVGSGFDQYDKLFVPGDIDGDSKGDLLCRLPNGVVYRYSSTGKTGTATFAARVKFGTGWDLYKNIV; this is encoded by the coding sequence TTGACTTCATCGCACCGTAGAAGACTGCGTGCACTGGCCGCTGGCGGCGTAGTGGCCCTGGCCGTCAGCGCCCTGACCGCCGTCCCGAGCAGCGCTGCCCCGCGGCCCGGCATACCCGAATCCGCCACCGTCCAGCCATTGGCCGGCCCGGCGGCGGATTCGGTCTCCGAGGCCGCTCCAGGCGGGGATCGCGAGTACCCGAGCGTCGTCCTGCCCGGCCGGGCCACGGGGCCGGCGCCGCTGGCCGCCGCCAAGCCGCGGCACGACGTCGACGGCGACGGCATCAGCGACATGATCGTCATGGAGTACGACCAGACCACGGCCGTCTACCTGTCGTCGATCAAGACCTGGAGCGAATACACGATCTTCAAGACCGACCCCGACCCCAGCGCCTCGTTCAAGGACCTGCTGCCGGTGGGCGACGTGGGCGGCACCACCAAGGCCGAGCTGCTCTCGCTCTCCTTCGACGGCGTGCTCACGCTCTACGAGGCCGGCCTGACGAGCACGTCGGCGCCGCTGTGGTCGGGCCGCGGCTGGCAGATCTACAACCGCGTCATGGCCACCGGGGATCTGACCGGGGACCGCCACCCCGACCTGCTGGCCCGCGACCATGCCGGCGACCTGTGGCTGTACACCGGCACCGGCACCGTCAGCAAACCCTTCAACGGCCGGGTCAAGGTCGGCTCGGGCTGGGGGATCTACGACCAGCTGGTCGGGGCCGGCGACGTCGACGGCGACGGCCTGGGCGATGTCCTCACCCGCACACTGAGCGGTGAGTTGTGGTTCCACAAGGGGGCCGGCAGCGCCACCGCCCCACTCAAGGCCCGCGTCAAGGTCAGCGACGGCTGGAACACCTACAACGTGATCACCGGCTCGGATGACGGCGACGGCGACGGCCTGAGCGACCTGCTCGCCCGCGACCGCGACGGCGTGGAGTACTGGTTCAAGTCGGTCGGCGGCGGCAAGTTCGCCGGACCCGCGTACTTCGGCAGTGGCTATGAGCTGAACAAGTTCATCGTCGGCGCGGGCACCACGCCGCTCTACGGCAAGGCGCAGAACCTCGGCACCGAAGCGGACAACGACCTCGCCAAGTACAGCGCCCTGGCCAACGGCGACTACCGGACGCCGCCGGTCTGGGCCGGCAAGGAGACGCCCGGCTCCCGCAACGCGTACGCCACCGGGCTCAACAGCCGCAACCACGCGACCTACGTGCAGAACATCGGCAGCGACCTGTACATCCAGGGCGAGCGGGTGAGCACGACGTGGAACTACACCGTGACGGTCGGCCCCGGCGACCTCACCGGCGACGGCAAGGGCGACCTCCTCAGCCGCGACTCCGGCGGCACCCTGTGGCTCCACCCCGGCGACGGTGCACTGGTCACCAAGTTCGGCGCGCGCATCAAGGTGAGCACCGGCTGGAACGGCTACGACGCGCTCGTCGGCGCGGGCGACTACTCCGGCGACGGACGGCCCGACCTGCTCGCTCGGGACACCTCCGGCCGCCTGTTCCTCTTCAAGGGGACGGGCACGGCCGCCGCGCCGTTCGCCGCCCGGGAGCAGGTGGGCAGCGGCTTCGACCAGTACGACAAGCTGTTCGTCCCGGGTGACATCGACGGCGACAGCAAGGGTGACCTGCTCTGCCGGCTCCCGAACGGCGTCGTGTACCGATACTCATCGACGGGCAAGACCGGCACCGCGACGTTCGCCGCCCGGGTGAAGTTCGGCACCGGTTGGGACCTCTATAAGAACATCGTCTGA
- a CDS encoding bestrophin-like domain, which produces MLLVIAVAAAALLAGLAANRFLRPRLLNEDDDTGMAVKDLVGPLLTLTVLLLAFVLVTANGSYGKAEVASRGEARALDQLVETAEYAPAAQRARIQADAACYARAVRTQEWPAMAEGDGSPAPSVWSTDFRQAFRDLQGQPVFGMLIAADNKRSDEREERLTQATASIPSAILWFLLATLTITVIGLGICLPRRNNRGQVITLVVITALLTTTLCIIKDVDRPFGGIINVEPTAITEAERQATRDFTANHPATELPCDDQGNRRTI; this is translated from the coding sequence GTGCTGCTCGTCATCGCCGTCGCCGCCGCCGCCCTGCTCGCCGGTCTGGCTGCGAACCGATTCCTGCGGCCGCGGCTGCTCAACGAGGACGACGACACCGGCATGGCCGTCAAGGACCTCGTCGGGCCCCTGCTGACCCTCACCGTCCTGCTCCTCGCGTTCGTCCTGGTCACGGCCAACGGCTCCTACGGCAAGGCCGAGGTCGCCTCCCGCGGCGAAGCCCGCGCACTCGACCAGCTCGTCGAGACCGCCGAGTACGCGCCCGCGGCCCAGCGGGCACGCATCCAGGCCGACGCCGCCTGCTACGCCCGCGCGGTCCGCACCCAGGAGTGGCCCGCCATGGCCGAAGGAGACGGCTCGCCCGCCCCCAGCGTCTGGTCGACCGACTTCCGGCAGGCCTTCCGCGACCTACAGGGACAGCCCGTCTTCGGCATGCTGATCGCCGCCGACAACAAGCGCTCCGACGAACGAGAGGAACGCCTGACCCAGGCCACCGCCAGCATCCCCAGCGCCATCCTCTGGTTCCTGCTCGCCACCTTGACCATCACCGTCATCGGCCTCGGTATCTGCCTGCCCCGCAGGAACAACCGCGGCCAGGTGATCACCCTGGTGGTGATCACCGCACTGCTGACCACGACCCTGTGCATCATCAAGGACGTCGACCGGCCCTTCGGCGGCATCATCAACGTCGAACCGACCGCGATCACCGAAGCCGAACGGCAGGCCACCCGCGACTTCACCGCCAACCATCCGGCCACCGAACTGCCCTGCGACGACCAGGGCAACCGTCGCACCATCTGA
- a CDS encoding SDR family oxidoreductase, producing MKFAVMGGTGLIGSQVVTNLNAAGHEAVPHSQSTGVDVISGQGLDDAVAGADVIVNLTNSPTFDEASLSFFRTSMDNLLAAGEKADVRHFVILSIVGVDQVPELDYYRAKALQEDILTAGSIPYSIVRATQFMEFVDAILSWTTDGDTVRLPATPIQPIASRDVAASVAEVAAGAPLGGIRSIAGPEVFSLDELGRFTLSHKSDGRTVVTDPTAGMFAVVKGDVLTDKDAHLAPTRYADWLA from the coding sequence ATGAAGTTCGCGGTCATGGGCGGTACCGGGCTGATCGGGTCGCAGGTCGTCACGAACCTGAACGCCGCTGGGCACGAGGCGGTGCCGCACTCGCAGTCCACCGGAGTCGACGTCATCAGCGGCCAGGGACTGGACGACGCGGTGGCGGGAGCCGACGTCATCGTCAACCTGACGAACTCCCCGACCTTCGACGAAGCCTCCCTCTCCTTCTTCCGGACCTCCATGGACAACCTGCTGGCCGCGGGCGAGAAGGCCGACGTGCGCCACTTCGTCATTCTCTCGATCGTCGGCGTGGACCAGGTGCCGGAGCTGGACTACTACCGGGCCAAGGCGCTCCAGGAGGACATCCTCACGGCCGGATCGATCCCCTACTCGATCGTGCGCGCGACACAGTTCATGGAGTTCGTCGACGCGATCCTGTCCTGGACCACCGACGGCGACACCGTCCGGCTGCCCGCCACGCCGATCCAGCCGATCGCCTCCAGGGACGTGGCTGCCTCGGTCGCAGAAGTCGCTGCGGGCGCCCCGCTGGGGGGCATTCGCAGCATCGCCGGACCCGAGGTCTTCTCCCTGGACGAGTTGGGCCGGTTCACCCTGTCCCACAAGTCCGACGGCCGCACCGTCGTCACCGACCCCACCGCCGGCATGTTCGCCGTCGTCAAGGGAGACGTCCTCACCGACAAGGACGCCCACCTCGCCCCCACCCGCTACGCCGACTGGCTCGCCTGA
- a CDS encoding YceI family protein translates to MTVPLPELTGDYVLDPAHTRIGFVARHAMVTKVRGAFHQFEGAAHLDGGDPAKSTGEVMIKTESIDTGVEQRDQHLRTNDFLDAPNFPEIAFRTTKVEVKSDTDYRVTGDLTIKDTTKPVTIDFEYTGNAVDPYGNLRVGLEGSVTVSRKEFGITWNAALEGGGVLVGDKVVLEFDISAIKQS, encoded by the coding sequence ATGACCGTCCCGCTCCCCGAGCTCACGGGGGACTACGTCCTCGACCCGGCACACACCCGCATCGGGTTCGTCGCACGCCACGCCATGGTCACGAAGGTGCGCGGTGCCTTCCACCAGTTCGAAGGCGCCGCGCACCTGGACGGCGGCGACCCGGCCAAGTCCACCGGCGAGGTGATGATCAAGACCGAGAGCATCGATACCGGCGTCGAGCAGCGCGACCAGCACCTGCGCACCAACGACTTCCTGGACGCGCCGAACTTCCCCGAAATCGCCTTCCGCACCACCAAGGTCGAGGTGAAGTCCGACACCGACTACCGGGTCACCGGCGACCTCACGATCAAGGACACCACCAAGCCGGTCACCATCGACTTCGAGTACACCGGCAACGCCGTCGACCCCTACGGCAACCTGAGGGTCGGCCTGGAAGGCTCGGTGACCGTCTCCCGCAAGGAGTTCGGCATCACCTGGAACGCAGCCCTGGAAGGCGGCGGCGTCCTGGTCGGCGACAAGGTCGTTCTGGAATTCGACATCTCCGCGATCAAGCAGAGCTGA
- a CDS encoding DUF1266 domain-containing protein, giving the protein MSLTAGHEGGALPGPMASAQGWQAPSAVERGLYEAKARGDWPAYYDLVARADLYMMQSRAYVDANAGNTRFHPYWNPQTQSICLAVYTGGMLPPPVADPVYNCYDLGWFAEVWNQNDPPYLVVNPGSPCEGVLPAGPEGRALWQRHSAPVERPGLARDVVHTLEVGGPRSGSVAFGLAAGAHINVHNGRYWNSMAYHGCGYRDEKRTLERWWGVTTRGDWQDTQEQLLQAGMVSQVWESVLQLRRAMALDFAGPVDVEHWRQAAENVVRRRAEAAAAPRLTADGVTPGRTVTTAELEGQVTGRQRLIGRIARYEARFRADGLLPEGGFVRSVEAWDYGRASGMARWGLAARLCSLQEAEAAVVRAGRLAQLNYRSWEDFSAAYILGRCLHFDEEEFGEWYETVLATHRVLTTDPASPWRTLDWT; this is encoded by the coding sequence ATGAGCTTGACAGCAGGTCACGAGGGAGGAGCCCTGCCCGGTCCGATGGCATCGGCGCAGGGTTGGCAGGCGCCGAGCGCGGTCGAGCGGGGGCTGTACGAGGCGAAGGCGCGCGGCGACTGGCCCGCGTACTACGACCTCGTCGCACGGGCCGACCTGTACATGATGCAGTCGCGGGCGTACGTCGACGCGAACGCGGGCAACACCCGCTTCCACCCCTACTGGAACCCTCAGACCCAGAGCATATGCCTGGCCGTCTACACCGGCGGCATGCTCCCGCCGCCCGTCGCCGACCCGGTCTACAACTGCTACGACCTGGGCTGGTTCGCGGAAGTGTGGAACCAGAACGACCCGCCCTACCTCGTCGTCAACCCCGGCAGCCCCTGCGAGGGCGTCCTGCCGGCCGGGCCGGAGGGCCGCGCCCTGTGGCAGCGTCACTCCGCCCCGGTCGAACGGCCGGGGCTGGCCCGAGACGTCGTCCACACCCTGGAGGTGGGCGGCCCCCGCAGCGGCTCCGTCGCCTTCGGTCTCGCGGCCGGAGCGCACATCAACGTGCACAACGGGCGCTACTGGAACTCGATGGCCTACCACGGCTGCGGCTACCGCGACGAAAAGCGCACTCTGGAACGCTGGTGGGGCGTCACCACCCGCGGAGACTGGCAGGACACGCAGGAACAGCTGCTGCAAGCCGGGATGGTCAGCCAGGTCTGGGAGTCCGTCCTGCAACTTCGCCGCGCCATGGCCCTGGACTTCGCGGGCCCCGTCGACGTCGAACACTGGCGCCAGGCCGCGGAAAACGTGGTGCGTCGGCGCGCCGAGGCCGCCGCCGCACCCCGCCTGACCGCGGACGGCGTCACCCCGGGCCGCACCGTCACCACCGCTGAGTTGGAGGGCCAGGTGACCGGCCGTCAGCGGCTGATCGGCCGCATCGCCCGCTACGAGGCGCGGTTCCGCGCCGACGGCCTGCTGCCCGAGGGCGGCTTCGTCCGGAGCGTCGAGGCCTGGGACTACGGCCGGGCCTCCGGCATGGCGCGCTGGGGACTCGCCGCGCGCCTGTGCTCCCTACAGGAGGCGGAGGCGGCCGTGGTCCGGGCTGGCCGTCTCGCCCAGCTCAACTACCGCTCGTGGGAGGACTTCTCGGCCGCCTACATCCTGGGCCGCTGCCTCCACTTCGACGAGGAGGAGTTCGGCGAGTGGTACGAGACGGTCCTCGCGACCCACCGTGTCCTGACCACGGACCCGGCCAGCCCGTGGCGCACGCTTGACTGGACCTGA